One Kineococcus aurantiacus genomic window carries:
- a CDS encoding protein kinase domain-containing protein: MVTPYPHSGGEARTRAVDTGAGGPGPRPDLRVEPTPAQDWRPHLHAPAPGDRLGPYRLDREIGQGGMGIVYLGLDDEHRAVALKVLKPHIAADPQARQRLAREVATLERVRSPRVAEVLAADVDGQWPHLVTRYVPGPPLETVVQTRGPLRGSTLRDLGHGLAEALHAIHAAGVVHRDLKPSNVLLLDGLPVVIDFGIAHVADDVRLTSTGLVMGTPGYLSPEVVAGGLVSPATDWWGWAATVAYAASGRPPFGGGPMEVVLDRVRRADVDLSGVPADLRGPILAALAVNPAHRPHPEALLRALDGATTGPQARTDHAARTTAVPAPAAPPQRAPRSRFESLIADEAPGGTAQLPAVPPAGPSAESSAEATSVLPPVRPAPPTAPFPQPAAQRPPAQQAPPGWIPRVPGPGPQQPAAAQPHPQHPAGRPAEPAPRLGTNGEPARPQRSWTLLAGLLALLGVFAVAPAAGVVLAVAGATLARTVDRAAAGLFRRRWEAGPRSTDALAVGAATPWHALRAALSTVFASIIPLLVGVSVAFILGTFGRGFLGGYASPWTLALSGLAGTLVAWHGPGGRSLQRGTRTAVRSVLRGERETGVAIGVLLLVAFAALLMVLGGTTPDWRPLSSSPLTWLS, translated from the coding sequence GTGGTCACCCCCTACCCGCACTCCGGCGGCGAGGCGCGCACGCGCGCCGTCGACACGGGCGCGGGTGGCCCCGGTCCCCGCCCGGACCTGCGGGTGGAGCCCACCCCCGCCCAGGACTGGCGCCCCCACCTGCACGCGCCCGCCCCCGGCGACCGGCTCGGCCCCTACCGCCTCGACCGCGAGATCGGCCAGGGCGGCATGGGCATCGTCTACCTCGGCCTCGACGACGAGCACCGCGCCGTCGCCCTGAAGGTCCTCAAACCGCACATCGCCGCCGACCCGCAGGCCCGCCAGCGGCTGGCCCGCGAGGTCGCCACCCTCGAACGGGTCCGCTCCCCGCGCGTGGCCGAGGTCCTCGCCGCCGACGTCGACGGCCAGTGGCCCCACCTCGTGACCCGCTACGTGCCCGGCCCGCCGCTGGAGACCGTCGTCCAGACGCGGGGACCGCTGCGCGGCAGCACCCTGCGCGACCTCGGCCACGGCCTGGCCGAGGCCCTGCACGCCATCCACGCCGCCGGCGTCGTGCACCGCGACCTCAAGCCCAGCAACGTCCTGCTCCTGGACGGCCTGCCCGTCGTCATCGACTTCGGCATCGCCCACGTCGCCGACGACGTCCGGCTCACCTCCACCGGCCTCGTCATGGGCACCCCCGGGTACCTCTCGCCGGAGGTCGTCGCCGGCGGGCTCGTGTCCCCGGCCACCGACTGGTGGGGCTGGGCCGCCACCGTCGCCTACGCCGCCAGCGGCCGCCCGCCCTTCGGCGGCGGCCCCATGGAGGTCGTCCTCGACCGCGTCCGCCGCGCCGACGTCGACCTGTCCGGGGTGCCCGCCGACCTGCGCGGGCCCATCCTCGCGGCGCTCGCGGTCAACCCGGCGCACCGCCCGCACCCCGAGGCGCTGCTGCGGGCCCTGGACGGCGCGACGACCGGCCCGCAGGCCCGCACCGACCACGCGGCCCGCACCACCGCGGTGCCCGCGCCCGCGGCCCCGCCGCAGCGGGCGCCGCGCTCGCGGTTCGAGTCGCTCATCGCCGACGAGGCGCCCGGCGGGACGGCGCAGCTGCCCGCCGTGCCGCCCGCCGGGCCCTCCGCCGAGTCCTCCGCCGAGGCGACCAGCGTGCTGCCGCCCGTCCGGCCGGCCCCGCCGACCGCCCCCTTCCCGCAGCCCGCCGCCCAGCGCCCGCCCGCCCAGCAGGCACCCCCCGGCTGGATCCCGCGCGTGCCGGGCCCCGGCCCGCAGCAGCCGGCCGCAGCCCAGCCCCACCCCCAGCACCCCGCGGGCCGGCCCGCCGAACCCGCGCCGCGCCTGGGCACCAACGGCGAACCCGCGCGCCCGCAACGGTCCTGGACGCTGCTCGCCGGGCTGCTCGCGCTGCTGGGGGTGTTCGCCGTGGCCCCGGCCGCCGGGGTCGTCCTCGCCGTCGCGGGCGCCACGCTCGCCCGCACCGTCGACCGCGCCGCGGCCGGGTTGTTCCGCCGGCGCTGGGAGGCCGGCCCGCGGTCCACCGACGCCCTCGCCGTGGGGGCCGCGACACCGTGGCACGCGCTGCGCGCGGCCCTGTCGACGGTGTTCGCCTCGATCATCCCGCTGCTCGTCGGGGTGAGCGTCGCCTTCATCCTCGGCACCTTCGGGCGGGGTTTCCTCGGCGGGTACGCCAGCCCGTGGACCCTGGCCCTCAGCGGCCTGGCCGGGACCCTCGTCGCCTGGCACGGTCCCGGCGGCCGGTCGCTGCAGCGGGGCACCCGGACCGCCGTCCGCAGCGTCCTGCGCGGTGAGCGGGAGACGGGCGTCGCGATCGGCGTCCTGCTGCTCGTCGCGTTCGCCGCGCTGCTCATGGTCCTGGGCGGGACGACGCCCGACTGGCGGCCGCTGAGCTCCTCACCGCTGACGTGGCTGAGCTGA
- a CDS encoding trehalose-6-phosphate synthase, translating to MAGDYDLVVVANRLPVDRVEEPDGSTSWRRSPGGLVTALEPVMQREDGAWVGWAGAPGEPPEPFDAEGVRCVPIGLSAEEVEDYYEGFSNGTLWPLYHDVIVAPGYHRSWWEAYVRVNERFAEAAAEQAAEGATVWVQDYQLQLVPRMLRRRRPDLRIGFFNHIPFPPFEIFAQLPWRKAIIDGLLGADLVGFQRAADASNFTRACRRASNLPARSGRIRLDDEGGREVRAASFPISIDFGALDELAQREDVKARAAEIRRDLGNPEHVLLGVDRLDYTKGILHRLKAFEELLDDGAVKVEEASLIQVATPSRERVEQYIQLRQDVEVTVGRVNGTHGTIGNTAVHYLHHSYGKEEMAALFLAADVMLVTALRDGMNLVAKEYVAARHDERGVLVLSEFTGAADELGQALMVNPHDIDGLKGTMLRALRMSSRESGRRMRSMRRRVAEHDVQRWAASFLQALGEHASRSGAGRE from the coding sequence GTGGCCGGCGATTACGACCTGGTGGTGGTGGCCAACCGGCTCCCGGTGGACCGCGTGGAGGAGCCCGACGGTTCGACGTCGTGGCGGCGCAGCCCCGGTGGTCTGGTGACCGCGCTGGAACCGGTGATGCAGCGCGAGGACGGCGCGTGGGTCGGGTGGGCCGGTGCGCCCGGCGAGCCGCCGGAGCCGTTCGACGCCGAGGGCGTGCGCTGCGTCCCCATCGGCCTGTCCGCGGAGGAGGTCGAGGACTACTACGAGGGCTTCTCCAACGGCACGCTGTGGCCGCTGTACCACGACGTGATCGTGGCGCCGGGCTACCACCGCAGCTGGTGGGAGGCGTACGTGCGCGTCAACGAGCGGTTCGCCGAGGCCGCGGCCGAGCAGGCCGCCGAGGGCGCGACGGTCTGGGTGCAGGACTACCAGCTGCAGCTGGTGCCGCGGATGCTGCGCCGGCGACGGCCGGACCTGCGCATCGGGTTCTTCAACCACATCCCGTTCCCGCCGTTCGAGATCTTCGCGCAGCTGCCGTGGCGCAAGGCGATCATCGACGGGCTGCTGGGCGCGGACCTGGTCGGTTTCCAGCGCGCGGCCGACGCCAGCAACTTCACGCGCGCGTGCCGCCGGGCCTCGAACCTGCCGGCGCGCTCGGGCCGCATCCGGCTCGACGACGAGGGCGGCCGCGAGGTGCGGGCCGCGTCGTTCCCCATCTCCATCGACTTCGGCGCGCTGGACGAGCTGGCCCAGCGCGAGGACGTCAAGGCGCGGGCGGCGGAGATCCGCCGCGACCTGGGCAACCCCGAGCACGTCCTGCTGGGGGTGGACCGGCTGGACTACACCAAGGGGATCCTGCACCGGCTCAAGGCGTTCGAGGAGCTGCTCGACGACGGCGCGGTCAAGGTCGAGGAGGCCTCCCTCATCCAGGTGGCGACGCCGTCGCGCGAGCGCGTCGAGCAGTACATCCAGCTGCGCCAGGACGTCGAGGTGACGGTCGGGCGGGTCAACGGCACCCACGGGACGATCGGGAACACCGCGGTGCACTACCTGCACCACTCCTACGGCAAGGAGGAGATGGCGGCGCTGTTCCTCGCGGCGGACGTCATGCTGGTGACGGCGCTGCGCGACGGCATGAACCTCGTCGCCAAGGAGTACGTCGCGGCCCGCCACGACGAGCGCGGGGTGCTGGTGCTCAGCGAGTTCACCGGCGCCGCGGACGAGCTGGGGCAGGCCCTCATGGTCAACCCGCACGACATCGACGGGCTGAAGGGGACGATGCTGCGGGCGCTGCGGATGTCCTCGCGCGAGTCCGGCCGCCGCATGCGGTCGATGCGCCGGCGCGTCGCCGAGCACGACGTGCAGCGGTGGGCGGCGTCGTTCCTGCAGGCCCTCGGTGAGCACGCGTCGCGGTCGGGGGCGGGCCGGGAGTGA
- the otsB gene encoding trehalose-phosphatase: protein MNATGPGTTPDAELDAALRAFAARPRVLVALDFDGVLSPLVDEPSAARPLPEAVAALERLVTTTDVALVSGRDLDDLRACADPPEGVVLVGGHGTQSSLEGAAGGQALTAGQQDLLQRLGAALDGIAAGRDGVHVERKPMSAVLHTRRASRPDAEAATEQALAGPARWEGVHPLRGKEVVELGAVELGKGAGLLRLRERLSGEGRPVAAVLFAGDDVTDENAFAALSPADGDVTVKVGQGPTAAALRVGSPVEVARLLHALADLRG, encoded by the coding sequence GTGAACGCCACCGGGCCCGGGACCACCCCGGACGCCGAGCTGGACGCCGCGCTGCGGGCCTTCGCGGCGCGGCCGCGGGTGCTCGTGGCGCTGGACTTCGACGGGGTGCTGTCCCCCCTCGTCGACGAGCCGTCGGCGGCGCGGCCGCTGCCGGAGGCCGTCGCGGCGCTGGAGCGGCTGGTCACCACGACGGACGTGGCGCTGGTCTCCGGCCGCGACCTGGACGACCTGCGCGCGTGCGCGGACCCCCCCGAGGGGGTGGTGCTCGTCGGCGGGCACGGCACGCAGAGCTCCCTGGAGGGGGCCGCGGGCGGGCAGGCGCTGACGGCCGGGCAGCAGGACCTGCTGCAGCGGCTGGGGGCGGCCCTGGACGGGATCGCCGCCGGCCGCGACGGGGTGCACGTGGAGCGCAAGCCGATGTCGGCGGTCCTGCACACCCGGCGGGCCTCGCGCCCGGACGCCGAGGCGGCCACCGAGCAGGCCCTGGCCGGGCCCGCGCGGTGGGAGGGCGTGCACCCGCTGCGCGGCAAGGAGGTCGTCGAGCTGGGGGCGGTGGAGCTGGGCAAGGGCGCGGGGCTGCTGCGGCTGCGCGAGCGGCTCTCGGGCGAGGGCCGGCCCGTGGCGGCGGTGCTGTTCGCCGGTGACGACGTGACCGACGAGAACGCCTTCGCGGCGCTGTCGCCGGCCGACGGGGACGTGACGGTGAAGGTCGGGCAGGGCCCGACCGCGGCGGCGCTGCGGGTGGGTTCGCCGGTGGAGGTGGCCCGGCTCCTGCACGCCCTGGCGGACCTGCGGGGCTGA
- a CDS encoding FCD domain-containing protein → MAAPLTEAAIERIRELVRRGDLRPGQRLPAEAALSEQLGVSRSGLREAVRALATAGVLEVRRGDGTYVTSLTPDLLFTGIGEAVDLMADEHLLAVMECRRLIEPQATALAAARADADALELVAHHLRCMEEAADEETLVAHDEQFHGAVAAASGNDALAAILRGISGATVRARVWRALTVADSRQRTIAEHAAIHAAVRDGDRERAHAAALLHVANVEAWLRTTLQH, encoded by the coding sequence GTGGCCGCACCGCTGACGGAGGCCGCCATCGAGCGCATCCGCGAGCTGGTCCGTCGCGGGGACCTGCGCCCCGGGCAGCGCCTGCCGGCCGAGGCGGCCCTGTCCGAGCAGCTCGGCGTCTCCCGCTCCGGGCTGCGCGAGGCCGTCCGCGCCCTGGCCACCGCCGGGGTCCTGGAGGTGCGCCGCGGCGACGGCACCTACGTCACCAGCCTCACCCCCGACCTGCTGTTCACCGGGATCGGCGAAGCCGTCGACCTCATGGCCGACGAGCACCTGCTGGCCGTCATGGAGTGCCGCCGGCTCATCGAGCCGCAGGCCACCGCCCTGGCCGCGGCCCGCGCCGACGCCGACGCCCTGGAGCTGGTCGCCCACCACCTGCGCTGCATGGAGGAGGCCGCCGACGAGGAGACCCTCGTCGCCCACGACGAGCAGTTCCACGGGGCCGTCGCCGCCGCCAGCGGCAACGACGCGCTCGCCGCGATCCTGCGCGGCATCTCCGGGGCCACCGTGCGCGCCCGCGTCTGGCGGGCCCTGACCGTCGCCGACTCCCGCCAGCGCACCATCGCCGAGCACGCGGCCATCCACGCCGCGGTGCGCGACGGGGACCGCGAGCGCGCCCACGCCGCGGCCCTGCTGCACGTGGCGAACGTCGAGGCCTGGCTGCGCACGACGCTGCAGCACTGA
- a CDS encoding enolase C-terminal domain-like protein, translating to MPGGTLSTRPAVFTSLDVHDVRFPTSEHLDGSDAMNPEPDYSAAYAVLRTDAGDGHEGHALAFTTGRGNDLQTAAIRALAPFVVGRRVDDVLGDLGAFSKEMVHEPQLRWLGPEKGVVQMAVGAVLNAAWDLRAKRAGQPLWRLLAHLDPEEVVSLVDFRWLTDAMTQREALTLLRRAVPGRAEREQELLRRGYPAYTTTPGWLGYSDEKLERLAKQAVADGFTQIKLKVGADLLDDVRRMQVARAAVGDGVRIAVDANQRWDVGEAITWMRALAPFDPYWIEEPTSPDDVLGHATVRRALHPVKVATGEHVANRVVFKQLLQAGAVDVVQIDAARVAGVNENLAILLLAAHHGVPVCPHAGGVGLCEMVQHLSMADYVSVSGTWTDRVVEHVDHLHEHFVTPVQLENGRYRAPLAPGGGGQMLAASIAEHTFPDGPVWVARRAPQAVAVEGILA from the coding sequence ATGCCTGGAGGAACCTTGTCGACCCGTCCCGCCGTGTTCACCAGCCTGGACGTCCACGACGTCCGGTTCCCCACCTCCGAGCACCTCGACGGCTCGGACGCGATGAACCCCGAGCCGGACTACTCGGCCGCCTACGCCGTCCTGCGCACCGACGCCGGCGACGGGCACGAGGGGCACGCCCTGGCCTTCACCACCGGCCGCGGCAACGACCTGCAGACCGCGGCGATCCGCGCCCTGGCGCCCTTCGTCGTCGGCCGCCGCGTCGACGACGTCCTCGGCGACCTCGGCGCGTTCTCCAAGGAGATGGTGCACGAACCGCAGCTGCGCTGGCTCGGCCCGGAGAAGGGCGTCGTGCAGATGGCCGTCGGCGCCGTCCTCAACGCCGCCTGGGACCTGCGCGCCAAGCGTGCCGGCCAGCCGCTGTGGCGGCTGCTGGCGCACCTGGACCCCGAGGAGGTCGTCTCCCTCGTCGACTTCCGCTGGCTCACCGACGCCATGACCCAGCGCGAGGCCCTGACCCTGCTGCGGCGCGCCGTGCCCGGCCGCGCCGAGCGCGAGCAGGAGCTGCTGCGCCGCGGGTACCCCGCCTACACCACCACCCCCGGCTGGCTGGGCTACTCCGACGAGAAGCTGGAACGGCTGGCCAAGCAGGCCGTCGCCGACGGGTTCACCCAGATCAAGCTCAAGGTCGGCGCCGACCTGCTCGACGACGTGCGCCGCATGCAGGTCGCCCGCGCCGCCGTCGGCGACGGCGTGCGCATCGCCGTGGACGCCAACCAGCGCTGGGACGTCGGCGAGGCCATCACCTGGATGCGGGCGCTGGCCCCCTTCGACCCCTACTGGATCGAGGAACCCACCAGCCCCGACGACGTCCTGGGGCACGCGACGGTCCGCCGGGCGCTGCACCCCGTCAAGGTCGCCACCGGCGAGCACGTCGCCAACCGCGTCGTGTTCAAGCAGCTCCTGCAAGCCGGCGCGGTGGACGTCGTGCAGATCGACGCCGCGCGCGTCGCCGGCGTCAACGAGAACCTCGCGATCCTGCTGCTGGCCGCCCACCACGGCGTCCCCGTCTGCCCGCACGCCGGCGGGGTGGGGCTGTGCGAGATGGTGCAGCACCTGTCGATGGCCGACTACGTCAGCGTCTCGGGGACCTGGACCGACCGCGTCGTCGAGCACGTCGACCACCTGCACGAGCACTTCGTCACGCCCGTGCAGCTGGAGAACGGCCGCTACCGGGCGCCGCTGGCCCCCGGCGGGGGCGGGCAGATGCTGGCGGCCTCCATCGCCGAGCACACCTTCCCCGACGGGCCCGTGTGGGTCGCCCGCCGCGCCCCGCAGGCCGTCGCCGTGGAGGGGATCCTGGCGTGA
- a CDS encoding alcohol dehydrogenase catalytic domain-containing protein, with product MSTTTQLTTHLAARYHRAGDVRADRVERRSPGPGEVEVAPLFTGICGTDLHIAAGHMDARVSTPAVIGHETVGTVSALGPGVTGWSAGDLVTVVPLRPDGTCATCRNGFPHVCDHLDFLGIDSPGALAEHWVVPEHTLVRVPDGTEPRDAALLEPTSVAVHDVRRSRLAPGEFAAVVGGGPVGLLIALVARRAGAEVVLSEPDATRRELAATLGLEVVDPLAQDLAALTRERTGGAGAAVAFEVSGSAPGLDAAIGALAVRGRLCLVGIHAAPREVDLHPFFWRELELLGARLYERRDVEEAVRLVAGGELPVAALVSHVLPLARVDEAFAALADGGAVKVLVDCRPARGGA from the coding sequence GTGAGCACCACCACGCAGCTCACCACCCACCTCGCCGCCCGGTACCACCGCGCCGGGGACGTGCGCGCCGACCGCGTCGAGCGCCGCTCCCCCGGCCCCGGCGAGGTCGAGGTCGCCCCCCTGTTCACCGGCATCTGCGGCACCGACCTGCACATCGCCGCCGGCCACATGGACGCCCGGGTCAGCACGCCCGCCGTCATCGGGCACGAGACCGTCGGCACCGTCAGCGCCCTCGGGCCGGGCGTGACGGGGTGGTCCGCGGGCGACCTCGTCACCGTCGTCCCGCTGCGCCCCGACGGCACGTGCGCCACCTGCCGCAACGGGTTCCCCCACGTGTGCGACCACCTCGACTTCCTCGGCATCGACTCCCCCGGCGCCCTCGCCGAGCACTGGGTCGTCCCCGAGCACACCCTCGTCCGCGTCCCCGACGGCACCGAACCGCGCGACGCGGCGCTGCTCGAACCGACCTCCGTCGCCGTCCACGACGTGCGCCGCTCCCGCCTGGCCCCCGGGGAGTTCGCCGCCGTCGTCGGCGGCGGCCCCGTCGGCCTGCTCATCGCCCTCGTCGCCCGGCGGGCCGGCGCCGAGGTCGTCCTGTCCGAACCCGACGCCACCCGCCGGGAGCTGGCCGCGACCCTCGGCCTGGAGGTCGTCGACCCGCTGGCCCAGGACCTCGCCGCCCTCACCCGCGAGCGCACCGGCGGGGCCGGGGCCGCCGTCGCCTTCGAGGTCTCCGGGTCCGCGCCCGGCCTGGACGCCGCGATCGGCGCCCTCGCCGTCCGCGGGCGCCTGTGCCTGGTCGGCATCCACGCCGCGCCCCGCGAGGTCGACCTGCACCCCTTCTTCTGGCGCGAGCTGGAACTGCTCGGCGCGCGCCTGTACGAGCGCCGCGACGTGGAGGAGGCCGTGCGGCTCGTCGCCGGCGGCGAACTGCCCGTCGCCGCGCTCGTCTCGCACGTCCTGCCGCTGGCCCGCGTCGACGAGGCCTTCGCGGCGCTCGCCGACGGCGGGGCGGTCAAGGTGCTCGTGGACTGCCGCCCGGCCCGGGGCGGCGCGTGA
- a CDS encoding SDR family oxidoreductase: MSGPFDLTGRLAVVTGASRGIGRACAVALAAAGADVIGVATAPPEGGVADDVRAAGRRYEALGCDFADPAAVAALGDALAQREVDVLVNNAGTIRRAPAAEHPQADFDHVVQVNLTSQFALTQRVGATMLARGRGKVVFTASLLSFQGGINVPGYTASKHAVAGLTRALANEWAPRGVNVNAVAPGYVVTDNTAALRADPDRSRALLERIPAGRWATPEDVAGPVVFLASPAADYVHGVVLAADGGWLAR; encoded by the coding sequence GTGAGCGGCCCCTTCGACCTGACGGGGCGCCTCGCCGTCGTCACCGGCGCCAGCCGCGGCATCGGGCGCGCCTGCGCGGTGGCCCTGGCCGCCGCCGGGGCCGACGTGATCGGCGTCGCCACCGCTCCCCCGGAGGGCGGGGTCGCCGACGACGTGCGCGCCGCGGGCCGGCGGTACGAGGCGCTGGGCTGCGACTTCGCCGACCCGGCCGCCGTGGCCGCGCTCGGGGACGCCCTCGCGCAGCGGGAGGTGGACGTGCTCGTCAACAACGCCGGCACGATCCGCCGCGCCCCGGCCGCCGAGCACCCCCAGGCCGACTTCGACCACGTCGTCCAGGTCAACCTCACGAGCCAGTTCGCGCTGACCCAGCGCGTCGGGGCGACGATGCTGGCCCGCGGCCGGGGCAAGGTCGTCTTCACCGCGTCGCTGCTGAGCTTCCAGGGCGGGATCAACGTGCCGGGGTACACCGCCTCCAAGCACGCCGTCGCGGGCCTGACCCGCGCCCTGGCCAACGAGTGGGCCCCGCGCGGGGTGAACGTCAACGCCGTCGCCCCCGGGTACGTCGTCACCGACAACACCGCCGCGCTGCGCGCCGACCCCGACCGCTCCCGCGCCCTCCTGGAACGCATCCCCGCCGGGCGCTGGGCCACCCCCGAGGACGTCGCGGGCCCCGTCGTGTTCCTGGCCAGCCCCGCGGCCGACTACGTCCACGGCGTCGTGCTGGCCGCCGACGGGGGCTGGCTCGCCCGCTGA
- a CDS encoding glycosyl hydrolase family 95 catalytic domain-containing protein: protein MTRLPSPRHVIACDRPATRFADAFLLGDGRLGATVAGGVGAETFDLNVDTLWSGGPIGLRDDAGAAHVLPALREAVAAGDHHRADELAVQLHAPGWTESYQPVGRLAWHHDPGADPGADPGAGTGEVEGYVRDLDLSRAVAGTRYSRAGVERTVEAFVAPGVSALVALAPRTGTDLPAVEFTSPHPLLLQRVEEVPGGTLLLAAGRVPATVVPNYVPSDDPVRYADDDPAADGTVARGGGFAVAALVHADGDGATARLTATVVTGFRGWRERPLADVELLARRAREQVLAAADVPAAQLRERTAAEHRRFFARVDLDLTAAPGHEQDVAVAQQVFDLGRYLLVASSRPGTQAANLQGIWNVDVRPGWSSNYTTNINATMNYWAAETTGVAELHRPLLELARDLAEAGRETARLDYGARGAVVHHNTDVWRFTRAVNGRPLWSNWPSALPWLAAHAFDHLDFGSAADDVLGQVALPVHRAAAAAALDLLVEDAATGLLLPSPSTSPENTFLLPDGSQAAVTAGSTMDRELTREVFTHYLELLERAGSAGDEDVALAAEVRAALARLAEPAVVDGVLQEWGPGLVSAEPGHRHVSHLYGVFPGTSTTRRRTPERLDAARRALEGRLSHGGGHTGWSRSWVVCLAARFGDGAAAEEHLRVLVADLMSESLLDLHPHSDWPGGAIFQIDGNFGAVAGIAETLLQGHDGALDLLPALPPAWVAGSVRGLRARGGHVVDLTWAGSALTRARVVAGRDGELAVRVHGVPVTVTTADGEPVAKGGDEDLAWTARAGAEYLVEATR from the coding sequence ATGACCCGCCTGCCCAGCCCCCGGCACGTCATCGCCTGCGACCGCCCCGCCACCCGCTTCGCCGACGCGTTCCTGCTGGGGGACGGGCGGCTGGGGGCGACCGTCGCCGGGGGCGTCGGGGCGGAGACCTTCGACCTCAACGTGGACACCCTGTGGTCCGGAGGGCCGATCGGGCTCCGCGACGACGCCGGTGCCGCGCACGTCCTGCCCGCCCTGCGCGAGGCCGTCGCCGCCGGGGACCACCACCGCGCCGACGAGCTGGCCGTGCAGCTGCACGCCCCCGGCTGGACGGAGTCCTACCAGCCCGTCGGTCGGCTGGCCTGGCACCACGACCCCGGCGCTGACCCCGGCGCTGATCCGGGGGCGGGGACCGGGGAGGTGGAGGGGTACGTCCGCGACCTGGACCTGTCCCGCGCCGTGGCCGGCACCCGGTACTCCCGCGCCGGCGTCGAGCGCACCGTCGAGGCGTTCGTCGCCCCCGGCGTCAGCGCCCTCGTCGCCCTCGCGCCGCGGACGGGCACGGACCTGCCCGCGGTGGAGTTCACCAGCCCGCACCCGCTGCTGCTGCAACGGGTCGAGGAGGTCCCCGGCGGCACCCTGCTGCTGGCCGCGGGCCGCGTCCCGGCGACGGTGGTGCCCAACTACGTCCCCTCCGACGACCCGGTCCGCTACGCCGACGACGACCCCGCCGCCGACGGCACCGTCGCGCGCGGCGGAGGTTTCGCCGTCGCCGCGCTCGTGCACGCGGACGGTGACGGCGCGACCGCCCGGCTGACGGCCACCGTCGTCACCGGGTTCCGCGGCTGGCGGGAACGACCGCTCGCCGACGTCGAGCTGCTGGCGCGACGGGCGCGCGAGCAGGTCCTGGCCGCGGCGGACGTCCCGGCCGCGCAGCTGCGCGAGCGCACCGCGGCCGAGCACCGCCGGTTCTTCGCCCGGGTGGACCTGGACCTGACGGCCGCGCCGGGTCACGAGCAGGACGTCGCCGTGGCCCAGCAGGTCTTCGACCTCGGCCGCTACCTGCTCGTGGCCTCCTCCCGGCCCGGCACGCAGGCCGCGAACCTGCAGGGCATCTGGAACGTCGACGTCCGCCCCGGCTGGAGCAGCAACTACACGACGAACATCAACGCCACCATGAACTACTGGGCGGCCGAGACGACCGGCGTGGCCGAGCTGCACCGCCCGCTGCTGGAACTGGCCCGCGACCTGGCCGAGGCGGGGCGCGAGACGGCCCGGCTGGACTACGGCGCGCGCGGGGCGGTCGTGCACCACAACACCGACGTCTGGCGGTTCACCCGCGCGGTGAACGGGCGCCCGCTGTGGTCGAACTGGCCCTCGGCGCTGCCGTGGCTGGCGGCCCACGCGTTCGACCACCTCGACTTCGGTTCCGCCGCCGACGACGTCCTGGGGCAGGTGGCCCTGCCGGTGCACCGCGCGGCCGCGGCCGCCGCCCTGGACCTGCTCGTGGAGGACGCCGCCACCGGTCTGCTGCTGCCCAGCCCCTCCACGTCGCCGGAGAACACGTTCCTGCTGCCCGACGGGTCGCAGGCCGCCGTCACGGCCGGGTCGACGATGGACCGCGAGCTGACCCGCGAGGTGTTCACCCACTACCTGGAACTGCTGGAGCGGGCCGGGTCCGCCGGGGACGAGGACGTGGCGCTGGCCGCCGAGGTGCGCGCGGCGCTGGCGCGGCTGGCCGAGCCGGCCGTCGTCGACGGCGTCCTGCAGGAGTGGGGCCCGGGCCTGGTCTCGGCCGAACCCGGGCACCGGCACGTCTCGCACCTGTACGGCGTGTTCCCCGGGACGAGCACCACCCGCCGCCGCACCCCCGAGCGGCTCGACGCCGCCCGCCGGGCCCTGGAGGGGCGGCTCAGCCACGGCGGCGGCCACACCGGCTGGAGCCGGTCGTGGGTCGTGTGCCTGGCGGCCCGGTTCGGCGACGGCGCCGCCGCCGAGGAGCACCTGCGCGTCCTCGTCGCCGACCTCATGTCGGAGTCCCTGCTCGACCTGCACCCGCACAGCGACTGGCCGGGCGGGGCGATCTTCCAGATCGACGGCAACTTCGGCGCCGTCGCCGGCATCGCCGAGACCCTGCTGCAGGGCCACGACGGGGCGCTGGACCTGCTGCCGGCGCTGCCCCCGGCGTGGGTGGCCGGGTCGGTGCGCGGGCTGCGCGCCCGCGGCGGGCACGTCGTGGACCTGACGTGGGCCGGTTCGGCGCTGACCCGCGCCCGCGTCGTCGCCGGCCGCGACGGCGAGCTGGCCGTCCGCGTCCACGGCGTCCCCGTCACCGTCACGACCGCCGACGGCGAACCCGTCGCGAAGGGCGGGGACGAGGACCTCGCGTGGACCGCCCGCGCCGGGGCCGAGTACCTCGTCGAGGCCACCCGCTAG